From the genome of Haloferax sp. Atlit-12N:
TGCCGTTCCACCTGTACATGTTCAACAGCTTCGTGCTGGGCATCACGACCACCGTGCTCGTGTTGCTCATCGCCAGCCTCGCGGGGTACGTCTTCGGTCGCCTCCGCTTCCCCGGGAAGGGCGTGCTGATGCTCGGCATCCTCGCCATCAGCTACTTCCCGCCGGCGGCGTTCCTCATCCCGCTTTTCGAGCTGTTCACCGGGAACACCGCGATTAGCATCGGGATGGTGACGATATCGACGCCGGACCTGTTCAACACGCCGGCACCGATGGTGTTCCCGTTCAGCGCGCTGTTCCTGCCGCTGTCGATATTCATCCTCACGACCTTCTACGGGCAGATTCCCGACGGGTTGGAGGACGCGGCGCGGGTAGAGGGAACGACCAGACTGGGCGCGCTGTTCCGCGTCATCGTGCCGCTTTCGGCACCCGGCGTGGCGACCGCGGGCGTCCTCACGTTCATCAGCGTCTACAACGAGTTCTTCTTCTCGTTCCTGATGAACAACGGCGAGGCCGACTCGTGGGCGCCTATCGTCGCGGGTATCCTGAAGTATCAGGGGCAGTTCGACACCCCGTACAACCTGATGGCCGCCGCATCCATCGTGGGTGTCTTACCCGTGGCCATCCTTGTCATCATCGCACAGGAACGCATCGTGAGTGGACTGACTGCAGGAGCGCTGAAGGAGTAACCATGGGAGACGTAACACTCGAACACGTAAGCAAGCACTACGACGACGTAACGGCGGTCGACGACATGAACCTCGACATCGAGGACGGCGAATTTATCTGCCTCGTCGGTCCGTCGGGGTGCGGTAAGTCGACGACCATGGAGATGATTGCGGGCCTCACCATCCCCTCCGAGGGGAAGGTGTTCATCGGCGACCGTGAGGTGACGAACCTCCCGCCGAAGGACCGCGGGGTGGCGATGGTGTTCCAGAACATCGCGCTGTTCCCCCACATGGACGTGTACGACAACATCTCCTTCGGGCTCCGCCTCCGCAACTACGACAAGGAGGAAATCGAGCGCCGCGTCGAACGCGCCGCCGAAATCGTCCAACTGCAGGGCATGCTCGAACGCATGCCCGACGAGATGTCCGGTGGGCAGCGACAGCGCGTCGCCATCGCCCGCGCCATCGTCCGCAACCCCGGCGTCTTCCTGATGGACGAGCCGCTCGCGAACCTCGACGCGAAGCTCCGGGTCCACATGCGAACCGAACTCCAGCGCCTGCACAAGGAACTGGACACGACCATCATCTACGTCACCCACGACCAGGCGGAGGCGATGACGATGTCCGACCGCATCGCGGTCATCGACTCCGGGCAACTCCAGCAGATCGACCCGCCGCTGGTCTGTTACAACGAACCGTCGAACCTGTTCGTCGCGGGCTTCATCGGCTCGCCGTCGATGAACTTCCTCGACGGCGAGGTCACGGCCGACGGCTTCAAGTCGACCAACATCGACGTGGAGTTCGACCCCGCGGACCTCGGCATCGAGGCGGAAACGGACGTCACGATGGGCATCCGTCCCGAAGACGTGTACCTCGTCGGCGACGAGGCGCTCGTCTCGAACCCCAGCCGCCGCATCGAGGCCGTGACCGACGTGCTCGAACCGATGGGCGACGAGATATTCGTCTACCTGAAGCTCTCGGAGTCGGCCGAAACGGACCTCGAAGACACGAGCGGCGTCGCCAACGACCAACTGCTGATGAGCGTCGCCCCCGACACCGACATCGAGGAGGACGAGGACGTGACGGTCGTCCTCGACCGCTCGCGCGTCCACCTCTTCGACACGGCGACGGGCGAGGCCATCAGCCACGGTATCGAGACGCCCGTCCAGACGAGCGGCGCGCCCGGCACGGAAGCCGAAAGCGACGACTGACGCGGCCGTAACACGGCCCGCGTCAGTTCGTCCTCGCTCGCCCGCCCGCCACTCGCACAGCCCGCACAACGCTTATCGGAGCCACACCACATCACACATCCATGGTCAACGAACTCGGTCTGTTCTACCTCGGCGGGATGACGGTCCTGTTTTTCTTCTGGGCCTACGGCATCGTCTCGTTCCTCCTCGACCTGAAGAACAAGTTCATCCCGAAGGGCAGGCAGTACCTCCGCGGGCGACGCCGACTCAAGGAGGAAAAGCGGCGCGAGGAAGAGCGAAAAGAGCGCGAAGAACAGCTCTACTGAACCCGTTTCGACCCGTGCCAGTCGCCTCGTCTCGGCTCAGTCGCACGTTACTCCACCGCAGAGAACGCTGGCTAATCGGGCGCTCGCGGTCGATTCTGGCAATTCAGGCCAAAGAACGTGAAACTTAACACCACCTGTAGTTAATCATTGAATCATGAGTACGGAATCATCGGTCCGAGTCGGTATCGTCGGACTCGGAAACATCGGACACCACCACGCAGACCGCCTCGTCGACCTCGGCGCGACCCTCGTCGGCGGCCTCGACATCCAGGCGGACGCCCGTCGCCGCTTCGCCGAGAAGTACGACGTGAACACCTACGAGGAGAAGTCGGAACTGTTCGCGGAGGTCGACGCGGTCATCATCACCACCCCGAACCGTTTCCACGAGGAGTACGCGGTCGCCGCGCTCGACGCGGGCCTCGACGTGCTGCTCGAAAAGCCGCTCGCGCACTCGCTCGAATCGGCCGAGCGAATCGCCGAGGCGGCCGAGGAGGCCGACGGCTTCTGTATGGTCGGCTTCAACAACCGCTTTGCCAACCCCGTCGAGGTCGTCCGCCACCACTACGAGGAGGGTCGTTTCGGCGACGTCACCCACGTCGAGGCGAACTACGTCCGCCGCCGCGGCATCCCCGGCCGCGGGTCGTGGTTCACCTCCAAGAAAGTCGCCGGCGGCGGGTCGCTCATCGACATCGGCGTCCACGCAATCGACCTCGCGCTCTACTTCCTCGACTTCCCCGAGGTCGTCGAGGTCTCCGGCGTCACCCGCTCGGAGTTCGGCGACCGCGACGACTACACCTTCGTCGAGATGTGGGGCGAGGACGTGGGCCCGGAGGCCTTCGACGTGGACGACTCCGCGAGCGCGTTCATCCGCACCGACGAGGGGACGACCATCTCCCTCGAAGTCGCGTGGGCGACGAACCGCCCGACCAACGACGAGTTCTTCCTCCGCGGCACGGAGGGCGGCGTGCGCTTCGACCGCGCGAGCCACGACCTCCAGTTCTACGAGGACGGCGTCGGCGGCGGCAACCACCTCTCGACCGCCGACGTTGAGACGCAGGACAACGACACCCACAAGACCGAACAGGAGGCGTTCCTCGCGGCCGTCGCCGAGGGCGAACACCCCGGCCGAAACACGGTCGAACAGGGCCTCGCCGTCCAGCGCGTCATCGACGCCATCTACCGCTCGTCGGAGACGGGGAAGGCGATCCGCCTCGACGCGGCCGAGACCGAGACGCCCCCGGCGAACTGACCACCGCGAACGCGAACACCCCACAGCCCCACTTTTCACACCATGTCCGTCATCGACTCACTCAAGCGCCCGGAACACACCGGCGAGAACCGCTGTCTGCCGTGTACCGCCGTCAATATCGCGCTGGTCGTCCTCGTCGG
Proteins encoded in this window:
- a CDS encoding carbohydrate ABC transporter permease — translated: MSSETPGAGIGSDDPDTEQGPLGRWVDSAIKNPDRVYRAMFYVAMLFFLVTTLFPFYWLLVLALTPNNLIANMGLVPKGFNPEVFIAMFERVPFHLYMFNSFVLGITTTVLVLLIASLAGYVFGRLRFPGKGVLMLGILAISYFPPAAFLIPLFELFTGNTAISIGMVTISTPDLFNTPAPMVFPFSALFLPLSIFILTTFYGQIPDGLEDAARVEGTTRLGALFRVIVPLSAPGVATAGVLTFISVYNEFFFSFLMNNGEADSWAPIVAGILKYQGQFDTPYNLMAAASIVGVLPVAILVIIAQERIVSGLTAGALKE
- a CDS encoding ABC transporter ATP-binding protein — translated: MGDVTLEHVSKHYDDVTAVDDMNLDIEDGEFICLVGPSGCGKSTTMEMIAGLTIPSEGKVFIGDREVTNLPPKDRGVAMVFQNIALFPHMDVYDNISFGLRLRNYDKEEIERRVERAAEIVQLQGMLERMPDEMSGGQRQRVAIARAIVRNPGVFLMDEPLANLDAKLRVHMRTELQRLHKELDTTIIYVTHDQAEAMTMSDRIAVIDSGQLQQIDPPLVCYNEPSNLFVAGFIGSPSMNFLDGEVTADGFKSTNIDVEFDPADLGIEAETDVTMGIRPEDVYLVGDEALVSNPSRRIEAVTDVLEPMGDEIFVYLKLSESAETDLEDTSGVANDQLLMSVAPDTDIEEDEDVTVVLDRSRVHLFDTATGEAISHGIETPVQTSGAPGTEAESDD
- a CDS encoding Gfo/Idh/MocA family protein — translated: MSTESSVRVGIVGLGNIGHHHADRLVDLGATLVGGLDIQADARRRFAEKYDVNTYEEKSELFAEVDAVIITTPNRFHEEYAVAALDAGLDVLLEKPLAHSLESAERIAEAAEEADGFCMVGFNNRFANPVEVVRHHYEEGRFGDVTHVEANYVRRRGIPGRGSWFTSKKVAGGGSLIDIGVHAIDLALYFLDFPEVVEVSGVTRSEFGDRDDYTFVEMWGEDVGPEAFDVDDSASAFIRTDEGTTISLEVAWATNRPTNDEFFLRGTEGGVRFDRASHDLQFYEDGVGGGNHLSTADVETQDNDTHKTEQEAFLAAVAEGEHPGRNTVEQGLAVQRVIDAIYRSSETGKAIRLDAAETETPPAN